From Glycine soja cultivar W05 chromosome 4, ASM419377v2, whole genome shotgun sequence, the proteins below share one genomic window:
- the LOC114408466 gene encoding glycine-rich RNA-binding protein GRP1A-like: MASEVIEYRCFVGGLAWATDSDALEKAFSHYGEIVESKVIIDRETGRSRGFGFVTFASEQAMKDAIEGMNGQNLDGRSITVNEAQSRGRGGGGGGYGGGGGYGGGGYSRGGGGYGGGGRREGGGGGYNRNGGGGGYGGGGGYGGGGGHGGGGGYGGGGRDRGYGGDGGSRYSRGGGASDGGSWRN; the protein is encoded by the exons ATGGCTTCTGAAGTAATAGAGTACCGATGCTTTGTCGGTGGGCTTGCTTGGGCCACCGACAGCGATGCTCTCGAGAAAGCCTTCTCTCATTATGGTGAGATCGTCGAATCGAAG GTTATCATCGATCGTGAAACTGGAAGATCGAGAGGGTTTGGATTTGTGACCTTCGCCTCGGAGCAGGCGATGAAAGACGCAATCGAAGGAATGAACGGTCAGAACCTCGACGGTCGTAGTATCACAGTGAACGAAGCACAATCCCGTGGAAGAGGCGGTGGTGGCGGTGGAtacggaggtggtggtggttatGGCGGCGGCGGTTACAGCCGCGGTGGAGGAGGATATGGAGGAGGAGGCCGCCGTGAAGGTGGTGGAGGTGGCTATAACCGCAACGGTGGAGGTGGTGGatatggtggtggtggaggttatggtggtggtggaggtcaTGGTGGCGGTGGAGGTTATGGTGGCGGTGGGAGAGACCGTGGATATGGTGGTGACGGCGGGTCCCGCTACTCGAGAGGAGGCGGTGCTTCGGATGGAGGAAGCTGGAGGAATTAG